From Zerene cesonia ecotype Mississippi chromosome 13, Zerene_cesonia_1.1, whole genome shotgun sequence, the proteins below share one genomic window:
- the LOC119831054 gene encoding calcium uniporter protein, mitochondrial isoform X3 has product MGEWEQQRLKSSTLTPSQRIPNKSSKEVSVTYKRGLPVITVPLPSRRERCRFTLRPVSQTVGDLLEQLKAEDRGVERAVAMAVDDRVRIASSDTVEALLESDFRLVINDTEYYVKSPPQERLSAEEITRLSDVRNLVNQLYEALNVREHQIKKERELRAQLEKLSTELQPLEEKRMSLEVETTRKTSVLTWVGLGLMGVQFGVLARLTWWEYSWDIMEPVTYFVTYGTAMAAYAYFVLTKQEYILPDVKDRQHLITLHKKAKKIGLDINHYNQLKDEIDKLQKDLNRLRDPLHIHLPPPIKVEEKRSPLTKIKDMLEETTKKIKIT; this is encoded by the exons ATGGGGGAGTGGGAGCAGCAGAGACTTAAATCCTCAACCCTAACTCCTTCGCAACGCATCCCCAATAAGTCGTCCAAAG AAGTGTCGGTGACATACAAACGCGGTCTGCCCGTCATCACAGTACCGCTGCCGTCGCGACGTGAGAGATGTCGGTTCACCCTGCGACCCGTCTCGCAGACTGTCGGAGATCTACTGGAGCAG CTGAAAGCGGAGGACCGCGGCGTCGAGCGTGCGGTCGCGATGGCTGTTGACGACCGAGTGCGCATCGCGTCCAGTGACACCGTCGAGGCGCTTCTAGAAAGTGACTTCAGACTCGTCATCAACGATACGGAGTACTACGTGAAGAGTCCACCTCAG GAGCGTCTTAGCGCTGAAGAAATAACACGATTAAGCGATGTGAGGAACCTGGTTAACCAGCTGTACGAGGCGTTGAATGTTAGAGAGCACCAGATCAAGAAGGAGAGGGAGCTGCGGGCGCAGCTGGAGAAGCTCTCCACTGAGCTACAACCGTTGGAAGAG AAGCGCATGTCCCTCGAAGTGGAAACAACCCGCAAGACGTCCGTGCTCACGTGGGTGGGGCTCGGTCTCATGGGTGTGCAGTTCGGCGTGCTCGCCCGCCTCACCTGGTGGGAGTACTCGTGGGACATCATGGAGCCGGTCACGTACTTCGTCACGTACGGCACCGCTATGGCCGCGTACGCGTATTTCGTGCTGACGAAACAG GAATACATCTTGCCAGACGTTAAGGATAGGCAGCACTTGATTACACTGCACAAGAAAGCGAAAAAGATTGGTTTAGACATCAATCATTATAATCAGCTCAAAGATGAG attGACAAACTCCAAAAGGACTTGAACCGTCTCCGCGATCCGCTGCACATCCACTTGCCGCCACCGATTAAAGTCGAAGAGAAGAGATCACCCTTGACCAAAATCAAAGACATGCTAGAGGAAACcacgaagaaaataaaaatcacgtAA